The genomic interval TTTTTAGTGGTGGTCTAGGCTGATTATAGGTCAATATCTAATATCTCTGGATGTCTAGGGTGGTTTACACTTATTTTATAATAACATAATTATTCcgttttttattatatgtttcaGGATAATGAGTTAATGGTgttggttttttgcagaaatgttaAGCTATAATTAAATTTTATGTAACCTAAATAAGTCCTGCTTTTCCCTTACATAATAAGGCCCTGCTCACACTTTTTTTGCCACGGAAACGGTGGCAAAGAATggctgaaattgcctcccatggaaaaaaaaacgctagcgggaaaaagaagcagcatGTCCTATATTGAGGCGTttcccgcctcaaaaacccctttgaaatcaatgggagatggaaaaaaaaatgccgcgtttttttgacacgttttatgGCAAAAAGCGCTCTcagtttttcctttgcctgttgaagaaagagggaaaaaaacgcctcaaaaaccgTGGCACAAAACACATCAAAATACGCCTGTCGTGCAAAATTACTTAAAAAAACCAGAGCTGAttcttccaggcagaattttctgcctgcaaaaaacttattctgataaattataaaattctgtctgcttgcagccaccacaagagggagctcactgcagagGGATTTATCcagctcccattgaattcaagaaTAAATATGCAGTGTGCTCCCCCTTGTGGTGACAGAAAGGTTTCTACCGCAGCAAACACAAGGGAGCGGACTACAGAACCGCTAAGGCAGGAACGATCACATGACGGACAAAATTCAAACTAGGATCTAACAAGGCAAATTCCCAGTCTTGGGTTGTCTATTCTTTATAAATGAAGGAGCAGTGCATCAAGAATTTCCCTTGCAATATCCTCCTTCTGTTCCTTGAACTGCTTCTATGGGAAACTGCAATTGTGGTACGGACTGTAAAGAATgcaattgtgtttttttatgtatggTTTTCAATGGCATATTAATAatttaatatttaaaggggttgtccgctttggtCTCCCTATAATAATCTGATGACAGGGTGTCCTTTTGCTGGAAACCACAGTGATCAACTGTAACTTTGGTCAAACCTGTCTGCAAGTGTTtaattcctctgcagcgccaccacaggggaaataaagcattacatggtgcccattgaaattaatggaaggGCAAAGAGAAAGATGCTCTTTGAAGCTGCCTACCCTCCGGCTAATTGATGAGGGTCTTGAATAGAGGACGCTCCCTAtaaactcagaatttcctaaagGATTATTTGAAAATAGATTTTCTAAACCACACAACACCTTGAAAACACTGTGAGGAAGATCTCTACAAGAAGTGAATAGGTAACTGAAAATACACCttcaggccgggtttacacgagcgtgtgcgttttgagcacgcaaaaaacgtggcattttgcgtgcgcaaaaggcacttaacagctccgtgtctcatcagcgtatgatgcgtggcagcgtgattttcgcgcagccgccatcattataacactccgtttggatgtttgtaaacagaaaagcacgtgttgcttttctgttttcattcatcctttacagtgctgttgcgcgaataacgcttgtcccacggaagtgcttccgtgtgacatgtgcggttttcacgcatccattgacttcaatgggtgcgtgatgcgtgaacagcgcacaaatataggacatgttgtgcgtttcacgcagcggacatatgctgcgtgaaagtcacgcacctgtctgcacggccccatagactaatataggtctgtgcaacgcacgtgaaaatcacgcgcgttgcacggacgtataacacgctcgtgtaaatgagccctcacggtaagttcacacagagcagatgtgctgcataaaaggtacacagcatatccaccctggtggctgcaggtaatttccggccgaaaaaccgcaccaaattgtggtgcagtttttagggAAGAATTTCAGCTGCGGAAAacaggagagagaaaaaaaaaacggccataatgaggcctcatgcacacaaacgtatttttgtcctcccgtaaatactggcgtaaatacgggtccttggtcacacgtattccacccgtattgcaccaatatttatggacccgtgcccgtaaatccgggtccggtgtcaccagtattccacccgtatttacgggcacgttttcgctgcaaaattgcactgcactaatcagcagccccttctctctatcagtgcaggatagagagaagggacagccctttccgcagaaaaagtaaaagaaattcatacttacccggccgttgtcttggtgacgcgtccctctcttgacatccagtccgacctccctggatgacgctgcagcccatgtgactgctgcagcctgtgattggcctgtgattggaggccggactggagaagcagggtGTTCtgcgtaagtatgaacttctattttttttacaggttgatgtatattgtgatcggtagtcactgttccgggtgctgaaagaattactgccgatcagttaactctttcagcaccctggacagtgactatctcctgacgtcgcctaacaacactcccgtaattacgggtgcacacacgtagtcacccgtaattacgggagccccatagacttctatgggcctgcccgtgccgtaattacggcctgaaataggacatgttctatattttttaacggcacgggtaccttcccgtaagcatacggggaggtacccatggccaatagaattctatgggcccctaattacgggcgtttttacgttcatgtgcatggggccttaccctctGAAGTTgagcagaccagcctcctgggatgacgtttcatcccctgcgactgctgcagcctgtgatatgctacagtggtcacatgggatgaaacgtcatccccagaggccggcctggatgaagaaacacagaattctgagtaagtataagatGTTATTGTTTTCGGAGTTGTGATTTTTGAGGCGGAATCGCAGATTTaccaccgcaaaaattgcaacatctgcggaTCTTaccttcctattgaattcaatggggaaaaagggGCAACaagaaagcagcgattacgcaaatgcaatagacatgctgcagatttagaaaaacgcaccacaggtcaatttctgagagtttttgcgcttatcatttacgtagcgtgtggatgagatttgctgaaatctcatccactcttctgctactgtattatgctgcagattttctacaactaaatacgttgcggaaaatctgcagtatatacGCCAAGTGTGAACCCGGCCTGATAGGTAGAGTAGCTATACCACTGCTGCCATACGACATGACTTAATACTTGCGTAAACCCCCTTTGAACACAACTATACTTGGAGCACCCTACAATACCAGGCACGAGCCCATGTGTGGGGGAATCCTGGAAGGGAACAGAGTACATGACTCATACAGAACTTGTTTGCAGACAAGTTTCTCAGATctacagcagatttttttctgtcttGGAACGTTTTGTTATTTTAGGATTTTTTTCGTTTAAAACCAGTGTGGAGAAGGATTATTGTATCCGAAAAAGGCCAAGATTCACTCTGCATTCAGCCTTCCTCGTGAAGATTTTGCTGAAGTGCTTGGATTAAGGCCAGTAGACGTCACTGACACAAGGGGGGCACTATTCTGTACAAGATGTACCAGAAATCATGGGAACGAAGCTTACATAGTAACTACAACATCAGGAATTAGTGACATATATGGTTTATAGGGCGTCTGTACTATAGATGCTACAAGGCCCAAATATGTGGATATTTGCCAGAGTGTagctaaagtgtagctaaacattcaacaaacttctgacatgtcatagtgacatgtcagaagtttgtattggtgggggtccgagcactgagacccccaccaatcgctagaacgaagcagctgaagtgctcgtgtgagcgctcagctgcttcgtttctgttcggctttatccggaaagccgatgtatcagagtacgggctcatagactttctattgagtccgtacaccacttcatttatttccggaaaaagccgaacagacatgaagcagctgagcgctcaaacgaaggcttcagctgcttcattctagcgagtggtgggggtctcagtgctcagacccccaccaatacaaacttctgacatgtcactatgacatgtcagaagtttgtcgaacgtttagctacactttaagctccCGGGCTCCAATACAAAAGCTGTACCAgggtcccccacctaccatgtgccatttataatactaacgTCTTCTTATGCGGCAGAGAAGTCATGCCCTCCGGCACCAGGACTCGTGATCACCTTCATAGTCATATGTATTCTCATAGGGCCCCTTTAAAAAGGAACTAAAACAATTGTTATATAAAAAGCACTTAAAAGTGTTATTgccttttcaaataccctattagggaattctgagttaaaagaGGGGGTCCTGGGTCAGAACCAGCATGTCTGTGCAGTATACAGATAgcacattgatatcaatgggaactATGTAATGATTCCTctaccctgtggtggcgctgcagggaaattgaacacttgcaagGATCTCCAATAGAttatagctgatcactgggggtcccagccgcTGGCCAACCCACCATAATCAGCGTCTTGTCAGGGGATTATTTTATCAAAAAGGGAGTTTCCAAaggagacagcccctttaagtgcAGCTAAAACGTGAGAAACATATTTTAATAGGTAGACACTTAACCaagatatttttatttctttgcgGAATTATCAGTATTTGAAGCTCTTCTTCTCAGAGGTCCCAATAACAGCCCTTCCAGCCTATTCTTAGGCAGTTCAGTGTAGTCATAGGGACAATGTGTGGACTCAAATCACCATCAATGTCCACATACACTATACTCACAATTTGCTATTCAAGTCAGTTAGGAAGTGAACTTGTGGATGGTGAACCAGTGGAGCACTGGCCGAGAAGTGTTATCATAGGAACAACGATTCGTTTGGAGCTTAGGGCATTGGGTCCTATCCTCAAGCACTGATTATTCAGCATAGAAGTTAGATACTCATCAACACAATGCAAGCAGAGAGAAAAAAGCCGCACGCACCCGGTCTGACATAGAAAATTCACTAATGCCTTTAAAAAAGGCTTGGGGGGGGAGACGGAAACAGTGTCAGGCAACAGCCGTTTTGCGTACAACGCTTTCTCGAGCTCTCTTTCTCAAGAGGGCTTGAGAAAGCGTTGTACGCGAAACGGCTATGAAGGTTTTTTAGTGTATTTTAAGTCGGACACTAAAATAGGTCCTGTCTTATGTGAGGAAACCATACAGAGGTGTAGTTTGGTTGTCCTGTATCCTGGGGCAAAAGCTAGACCTGGGCCCCTCACCTAACCATTAATGACTTTGCAATTACGTTATTGTACAATAAGAAGAGGTCATTGCCCCATCCTCATGTAATTCTTCATAGGAGGCTGGTTGGGTTATGGGTCCAAAGGTGTAGTAGGCCTCCTGCAATTGATTTTCCTGCAACCCCTTGCAGCCACTTACGCCACCTAAATCCCATAAATTCCAAACAGCAACACTTACTATTCTATCTTCTTTCCTCCAGCTGAACCAGAGTTTACAGACTGTCCCAATAAGCTGGTTTGGATAGAGGGAGAGGAAAACAGCTTCCACTGTAAGGCCAGAGGATTCCCACCACCATCCGTGGTCTGTGTGAAGGACAGCATCGTGTATATGGAGGGGGAGAAATTCACAACACTCAAAAACATGTCTGGTGACTTCAGATGCAGAGCTTCCAACTTTGATGCCGTGTCAAAGACAGTAACGGTATCTGTGCAGTGTAAGTGTCTGCGTGAAGTAAATGGGTTATGGGTGAAGGGTGGGATCTAGATATGTCAGCTGTACACAGgattgaaaaaaaacacagatgCCTACACCATCATAGACTTCCTTTCCAGTCCTACTCAACCCATCGCAAACACCAAAAGCCAATCTTATTATTGTTTCTAAGCAGACATAGGCATGATACCCTTGTAAAAACCTGCAtaagtttaaggctgggttcacacgagcacattaacgtccgtaatggacggacgtatttcggccggaagtcccggaccgaactcagtgcagggagccgggctcctagcatcatagttatgtacgatgctaggagtccctgcctctctgcaggacaactgtcccgtactgtaatcatgttttcagcacgggacagtagttccacggagaggcagggactcctagcatcgtacataactatgatgctaggagcacggctccctgcactgagttcggtccgggacttccggccgaaatacgtccgtccattacggacgtttatgtgctcgtgtgaacccagcctaagggtatgttcacacgacagcgtccgtaacggctgaaattacggggatgttttcaggaggaaacatccccgtaatttcagccgtaacggcatgtgcaggcgcttgaacgccgcgtccattacggacgtaattggcgctgcttttcattggagtcaatgaataacggctccaattacgcccaaagaagtgacaggtcacttctttgacgcgggcgtctatttacgcgccgtcatttgacagcggcgcgtaaattacgcctcgtgtgaacagacaaacgtctgcccattgctttcattgggcagatgtttgtcaacgctatcgaggcgcatttttcggacgtaattcggggcaaaaacgcccgaattacgtccataattagtgcgtgtgaacataccctaacagttttgTTGTGTTCTGCCACCTGTAGAAAAAAGGCAGCTGTAGATaattcaaataataaaaaaaaaaaatacaacccatTTGATCCCCAAGAGAAGTTGGACTTCCCGCAAAATTGACAGAATTTGGATGGCAAATTCTCTTGTATATGACAGTCATAGGACAActgaacgaaaaaaaaaaaaaatgtcttatttcATCCTTTTTTTTGTCTTTGTGGATTGGAAACTCAGTCAGAATCCGAACTAAAAGTAATGAAATGTTTGTACCATAACTCAAGATTTGCCTCCAGGGGTAAGTGGGTCCTTGGGTGGCAGAGTCACCTTGGGACCCTGTCTACATCATGTAGGGCTTACTCACTCTACAAgtgtagaaatgtttttaaaTGGGACTTCCAAGCCCACTAGGCCCTGAAatggttttttttaacacaaaaacATTTACACAATGTGAGAAGCTGACCCACTCTGATCTGTTCTGACAAACCCACCAAATGTCTTTGCCCAACATCTATGAGGTGTACCTAGTTATAAGGGGTTCTTACCATTTTTCACCTTTTATGATAACATTGTCTTATCTATTTCTTACATCCAGATGAGCCTAGAATATCCCTTATTATAGTTCAACCATCAGACTCCGTATCGGAAGGGGAAAATGTGACTCTGATTTGTGACGCGGATGCCATACCCCCTCCATCCTACAGCTGGCACACCCCCACAACTCAGCTGCTTTATGATCATGATAACCGGACCATACAAATTAAGGATGTGAAGAGAGCACATGATGGATTTTACATCTGCATCGCACAAAACAAACACGGAATCCAGATGCTAAAACAGAAAATTACTGTACATGAACCAGAGATCGGTACGTTTATAGAGGAATTGTCCATCAAATATGTCCAAAATGTCCAAACAGTGTTGGTCCATTGACAATGAGAGCAGGAGCCATTCATTATATTACAGGATTGTGAAAGTTGACGTTTCCTAGCAACAATTAGACTTACTGTCTCAGTGACTACTATGTACATGTAAACTTCATATACTGAAGTGGTCAAAGTAAGTTTTATCTGCTGTGCAATagactgaggctggattcacacgagcatgttcggtccgtaaaggacggaacgtatttcggccgcaagtcccggaccgaacacactgcagggagccgggctcctaacatcatagttatgtacgatgctaggagtccctgcttcgctgcaggacaactgtcccgtgctgtaatcatgttttcagtacgggacagtagttccacggagaggcagggaatcctagcgtcgtacataactatgatgctaggagcccggctccctgcagtgtgtacggtccgggacttgcggccgaaatacgttccgtccttcacggaccgaacatgctcgtgttaaTCCAGCCTGACTGTCCATGGTTCGCAGACTTGTTTCAGGTCTCTCAGACTTGGGCAACAGGAAAAGGTTTAACATAAAAGGATATTACTGAAGTATAGAAAACCTGAAAGAAAAGGGGAAAAGATGCAGGAATAAGAAAGAGATTATATTATAAAGCATCTGTATACTTCGAGGCCTGGGAGAGGGATTTTATAGCAGTTATAGACTTCTATACTGTAACATCATACAAATTATAAAGTGGTCTTTGTATTTCAGTTCCAGAAGTTGATCTCGGAAAATTGACGGGCCGTAATGGCGCCGAGAAGATGGAACCTGCATTGTTTGGACTCTTAGCGGTGTTGTTACATTCAAGTTTCTATTATTTGTTTTAATCCTGTGTGTTATTTGTTGACGTACAAAGCAATGTGCACTATTACATTTTCTATATATACAAATTGGAATtaaacattttgcaatttttattttctgtatgGAAAACAACGTGTTGTATTGTTAGAATGCTTTGACTCACGCATACACATGCAAGATTTTCAGAAACCCAAGTTCAAGCTAAATTGGAAGCTTGTATGGGTTGTATCAgattttaaaaacatttaaaacagtGCCACCCTTATCCAAAGGCTGTGTTTAATATTGCAGCTAAGTAATTGggtcagagctgcaataccagacacagcccatagataAGAGTATCAGTATTGtagaactagacatggaccgcacatccacttattataccttgatctatagctgctaggcaaaaaaattctaaacacgaacatgaggttctttgttaatactttgatcaaattgtaaaagcccacttgccacttcacagcgacctctttaaagtgggtccctactctattggttgcagctcttactggccaactgagagcacaagagtGGAAACACTtaggaggtcattcctaaattaaaatcacctgggccaaatgtgtggagtgctggttcTAAGCAAAAAGCTGCGGCGTTGCACTGGCAATGGCTGCCATGCagtgctgcaaccaatagagtagggacctacTTTAAATAggttgccgtgaagtggcaagtgggcttataaaatttgatcaaaatgttaacaaagaacttcatgtttataaatttttgCCTAGCAGCTATAGATCAAAGGATGTGCGGTCCACGTCTAGTTCTACAATACTGACCATAGATAAGAGTgtcacgttttttgttttttttaacagtatgCCACTAAAGGTATCAATGTTGCAGTTCCCCCAGCATAAGTTGTGATTATGCCCTGATTCTACCATGATAAACGCCTCCTTGCCATAGTGAAATGGTAGCCAAGCTCTTTCATCTCTTTTTTCAGCACAGAAGTACACAGACAGATTTGTAACAatataaattaactttattattagAATTAACGGACATGAAAAAAttcattatctttttttttttcattcatgtcattttgttattttcctCTTTTTTTGTAAACAAATGTAGAACAGCAACGAGACGGAGAGAACATAAATCAATCTGTTAATGGAAGTCTTCATCGTCCTAAGACAGAAAGAGATATAGACTATCACAAAGTCAATGAAAcggattatagtatttatatagaGAACTACTGTGCATGTGTAACAATTACAAGTGTTTAAAGGGTTTGTTCATTTGGGTTAGTCTCTTTTTGTTACAAGGTTCCCCTGACAATATGCTGATCACAGGATGTCCTGCTCCTGGGATTtccagcaatcagctgtgatctgtaggTGAACCTGTCAGCAAGTTTTTAAATCCTCTatagcaccaccacagggaaaatgaagcattacacagttcccattgaaaacaatgggctgtcTATGTAGTACATGGgcgtgttgggtcctccagagagaaagaCGCTCTTCGTAGTCACTCTCTGCTCTAGttaatagatgaggatcctgagtCAGAGATTCCACTCTATTAATCCAGTATTTTATAATATGGTACATGAGAATGGGTTCTgaaaatagtttctggtaatccaGACAGTCTTTTTAATGATGAACCGCTCTCATGCATCCACTTGCATTGAGCTGATCATGAGAGGTCCCAGCAATTGGTTGTAAATGTCAGCATAATTGCCTGCTTACTATTTATGTGGCATTACATTCAAGTAAGTGGGAGTTCATgtaatacataaatacatcaggACTACTAGAGTAAGAGCTGCTCATTGTAACCAATGGCCTAATAGACAATTGTGGCCTAGTGTGGGTTACAGAGGTTGCAATTGTAAATGGGCTACTGTTCCTAGTGGGGCCCCCAGACCTTAACACCATTATGACCACCATCTCAGTACAGACAGCTACATGTTTATAGGTGGTCTTAGTAGGACTGCTATTCAGTAGACTGCCTTTCTATGTTGCACAGGCTTGTTTAAGTTCATCCAATCAGAAAACGTTATAAAAACTTGATGATGAATGTCTGATAAAAGATAGCTCaataaaatgtatcaaaaaatggtttGTTTCTTACAAATTAAAGTGGAGTGTCTATTATAACATACCCGGAATATTCCATGGCATCAGTCTGACAAAACATAAAGTTACCTGATTTTATACAGGAGCCCTAAACATCCCACCACATCCACAGTATCTCGAGCACGATTTTCcatcttttttggggatattccaGCATCGGCCACATCTCATACCATATTTCTTGTACCTAAGATAACAGCATAGCATGAAAGCTTACAAGTCAATGTAATAGAGGAGCTATTGTTATGTGAAGTAATAAGAGTAGGGGTGTAGAAATTCAATGGAATATTGGGGGTTGCTATTCAAAGATACAATATAGAAGGAGTTTATACACTGTATATTACAATATGTTTTATGTGCTTGTCATATGTATTATAATTTGGTGTATAAATAATAAATTAccaaacataataaaaaatactTATACAAGAAATTGGGACCAAATGCCTATCACATTCTTAGAAGGTGGTCATGTATCAATGTTTCTCCATGTTCCCAAGCCAAATACACATTACTCAAATAAATTGCATTAAAAGTACCCCAAGGATATGAAGCTACACTGTATTGCACCCATAAAAAGCACAGCATGAGGACAGTGCAGGTGCTTCCTAGAGACATGGAGTATAACCCCTGGTGTACACATACCACCGGTTCAGAACCTAGGATACAGATGACAGAAAGCCATGCCACCGGTCGATCAAAACTACAACTTCATTAGTTGGTGGCATGTTTGTAGTGAGAGGTGACAACTATCTAATTTCTATAGCGAGAGTCGGATAATTGGCTGCAACACAACGCTGGGCCGCTGATCTGTTGAGGGGATAAAAGGATCAGGCAGATCTAAATTAAAACattcattatttttgttttctctGACAATAGATGACAGAGTGAAGGGAGTGTCCTCAGTTGCAGAcagacattaaatggtacttcagATTGTGCTGTGACTTCCTGCTATGTTAGAGGCAGATGGAGCTTCTTCATTCAGTGTCTGGACATGAAGCTGTTCACAAGGTTGTGGTCGAGACCTCATAAAGTGAAGTATTGCGATTTTTACTAAGGATTGACTTATGACCTATCCAATGACGGAAACCCACCAATTCCGAGAATGCGAGTGCACAGTCCATTTTGTTGGTGTAGAAATGGGAGATATCTGAACACTTTCCCATGTAGAAATATTCAGCGTTGATATTCTAAAGCTATTCCTTCAGGCAAGACagatagggaaaaaaaatctttgagaAATTCTAAACTGGGCTCTTGACAACCACAAACACATAGAACAGTAACTATAAACAATCTTTTATAGAAGAGACCAGACCTCAGTACAAAGCATTTTGGCAGGAATGAGTCTGCTCTTCTGTTTTTACTCTTAATTTCATGAAACTGTGAAAACAGCAACTTACAAGTGACTTTGCTGTATCATAGAATAGCAAGAAAATATGCAGAATCTAATTGGATAACGCACATAATAAACTCTGCATTTTCTAAACAAGAAGGTTGAAGCATTTGTATAGCTTTTGTGGTCTCCAACCTAGGAGTCTCTAGCAGTttcgaaactacaactctcagcatgccctgacagcagaagtgagttgtagttttgcaacagctgggggCGCCACAGTCTTAGAAAAACACTGGTTTAGATTTCACTCCATAAGGGGTCTGTCTGCTTGTGATGAGGTTTATCAAATTTCCACGTAGGTTATGACACCAATTGAGACGTACAATGCTTTGAAAATTATTTGTCCCCTTTCCgatattcaataaaatattttactgtaatttttactgTAAAATCTCAAACAAAAACATCACATATGAATACAGCCTATAAAAAAATGTGACTGCCTTCTTTGTTCCCTTATTATCCAATTTCTAAAGATTTAAAGGTTAATAAGATACATTTTATGGACTGACCACATCCATTTTTATTTCAGCCACTCTTGTCGAATCTAAGATCATTATCCTGTCATTTTAACAGAATTAGGCTGTGTTCCCTTGTGaaatttttgttaaaaataagTGGCAAATATGCAGTAAACTCAGCCTAAACCTCAATACATACTGAAGATTACAATGAGAGAGAACTAGTCAAGACGTTTCTACAGCAAAAGGAGATTCCAGAGGAGATGTTTAAATATTTCAGTCTAGAAAGTGTATCAAAGCTATTTCTAATGCTCTTTGACATAATCAAACTACAGAGATCTCTAAATCAAAAAGACTTGGAACATTTCAGATCTTTCCAGGAGTGGCTGTTCTGCTAAAATTAGTCCAAGGGTGCAGCAACAACTCATCCAGAAAGTCACAACACATCCAAGAAGAACAT from Rhinoderma darwinii isolate aRhiDar2 chromosome 3, aRhiDar2.hap1, whole genome shotgun sequence carries:
- the LOC142748360 gene encoding intercellular adhesion molecule 5-like; the protein is MEVSCLWSLIIVYIFRICRVHALLPIPIISLEDKIKINEETKVTCLLPSSECQCLEVELRIITEEKLKNCVSHKGNFSNVTCTLEVTKDMHEVELSCEAHFRTKSKPQRLNIQTEPEFTDCPNKLVWIEGEENSFHCKARGFPPPSVVCVKDSIVYMEGEKFTTLKNMSGDFRCRASNFDAVSKTVTVSVQYEPRISLIIVQPSDSVSEGENVTLICDADAIPPPSYSWHTPTTQLLYDHDNRTIQIKDVKRAHDGFYICIAQNKHGIQMLKQKITVHEPEIVPEVDLGKLTGRNGAEKMEPALFGLLAVLLHSSFYYLF